A window of Parcubacteria group bacterium contains these coding sequences:
- a CDS encoding glycosyltransferase family 39 protein, producing the protein MTKLFYKHRHAAILLLIIAIAVFFRFWQFDVIPPGLYQDEAMNGADALLSLKTGEFKVFYTNNNGREGMIIWLDALAIKFFGIESWVLRLFPAIAGVLAVLGLFFLTKLLFSVEIALASSFFMAVGFWAVNFSRMGFRAGLMLPFLIWSFYFLIRGFKLSMSDINNYRCRTSIIMLVLAGALFGLGFYTYISYRFAPVLAAVFFILYLTKHRAKNMWPGFAIFTITAFIVALPIGIYFLNNPGDFFGRSGQVSIFSADSPLKSAAISTVATIGMFNIVGDLNWRHNFAGSPQLFWLVGILFLIGFCISVKRLGFGEKFLLAWLLIFLLPNVLSTEGNPHALRALGSMPAAMVFAGIGLVWVWEKIQKYLNHHQLLRTKKKIFVLLIVFLLFIGFAEYNKYFIRWASNIRTADAFSKGQIEIANYLNSLPDSVFKYVIWHADDKETSNGLPVSAQTVYFLSYGKSNVNYVKADEFDPVRSKTPTASDDLSTSNGVDKIKLERNNVVIVPLYFDLTFLHELNKKLSEGKIEFIYLNTPILIVP; encoded by the coding sequence ATGACAAAATTATTTTATAAACATAGGCACGCGGCGATTTTATTGTTAATTATCGCTATCGCGGTTTTTTTCAGATTCTGGCAATTTGACGTTATACCGCCGGGCCTTTATCAAGATGAGGCGATGAATGGCGCCGACGCCTTATTGTCGCTTAAAACCGGGGAATTTAAGGTTTTTTATACCAATAACAATGGCCGCGAAGGAATGATAATATGGCTTGACGCTTTAGCAATAAAATTTTTTGGCATAGAATCCTGGGTTCTAAGACTATTCCCTGCTATAGCGGGCGTTTTAGCAGTTTTGGGGCTATTTTTTCTAACTAAGTTGCTATTTAGCGTTGAAATAGCGCTGGCCTCAAGTTTTTTTATGGCCGTTGGTTTTTGGGCCGTAAATTTCAGCCGTATGGGTTTTCGCGCCGGCCTGATGCTGCCATTTTTAATCTGGTCTTTCTATTTTTTAATACGCGGATTTAAATTATCGATGTCGGACATCAATAATTATCGATGTCGGACATCGATAATTATGTTGGTTTTAGCGGGAGCTTTGTTTGGTCTTGGGTTTTATACCTATATTTCATATCGCTTTGCGCCCGTTTTAGCCGCGGTATTTTTTATACTTTATCTTACAAAACACCGAGCAAAAAATATGTGGCCGGGATTTGCGATTTTCACGATTACGGCTTTTATTGTTGCTCTGCCAATAGGAATTTACTTTCTGAATAATCCGGGCGATTTTTTTGGAAGAAGCGGCCAAGTTTCAATTTTTTCGGCAGATAGTCCTCTCAAATCAGCGGCCATAAGCACTGTGGCAACCATAGGAATGTTTAATATTGTCGGCGACCTGAACTGGCGGCATAATTTTGCCGGTTCGCCGCAATTATTTTGGCTGGTCGGTATTCTGTTTCTTATAGGATTCTGTATTAGTGTTAAGCGTTTGGGGTTTGGTGAAAAATTCCTTTTGGCATGGCTTTTGATTTTTCTTTTACCAAATGTTTTATCAACCGAGGGCAACCCTCACGCTTTGCGAGCTTTAGGCTCTATGCCGGCGGCAATGGTTTTTGCCGGTATCGGATTAGTTTGGGTTTGGGAAAAAATCCAAAAATATTTGAATCACCATCAGCTTTTAAGAACTAAAAAAAAGATTTTTGTATTGCTAATCGTTTTTTTATTATTTATAGGATTCGCGGAATATAACAAATATTTTATCAGGTGGGCTTCAAATATTCGCACTGCCGATGCTTTTTCCAAAGGCCAGATTGAAATCGCAAACTACTTAAATAGTTTGCCGGACAGTGTTTTTAAATATGTTATTTGGCACGCTGATGATAAAGAGACAAGCAACGGATTACCAGTTTCAGCGCAAACGGTATATTTTCTTAGTTATGGAAAATCTAATGTAAATTATGTAAAAGCAGATGAATTTGACCCCGTTAGAAGTAAGACGCCGACAGCGTCTGACGACTTGTCGACTTCTAACGGGGTTGATAAAATAAAATTAGAGAGAAATAATGTCGTTATTG